One Rossellomorea aquimaris DNA window includes the following coding sequences:
- a CDS encoding DUF4176 domain-containing protein — MSNSTPTLLPIGTVVKLKKVEKPVMIYGRHQIQKKTNNIFDYIAVPYPEGNLTDEFNVFFNRELIEDVMHPGLVSPAEELMREKVEADIEKNRRNENNHRED; from the coding sequence ATGAGTAATTCAACTCCCACCCTTCTACCGATCGGAACCGTCGTCAAATTAAAAAAAGTGGAAAAGCCGGTCATGATCTATGGACGACATCAGATACAAAAGAAAACAAACAATATTTTCGATTATATAGCCGTTCCTTATCCGGAAGGTAACCTGACTGACGAATTCAATGTCTTCTTCAATCGTGAGTTGATTGAAGATGTCATGCATCCCGGATTGGTTTCACCAGCCGAAGAGTTAATGAGAGAAAAAGTTGAAGCAGACATTGAAAAAAACCGAAGAAATGAGAACAATCATCGTGAGGACTAA
- a CDS encoding DUF4176 domain-containing protein yields MRTKFLFILFVLAFSLIGCSQAKSDQTSETKEKEVQEEALDPGKLLPIGTVVKLKQVEKSVMIYGYNQIQSSTNKQFDYIGVPYPEGNISPDYNVFFNRNLIEDALHNGYVTDEDKKIREEADREENTY; encoded by the coding sequence GTGAGGACTAAATTTCTTTTTATTTTATTTGTACTGGCATTTTCATTGATTGGCTGCAGTCAGGCTAAAAGTGATCAAACAAGCGAAACAAAGGAAAAAGAGGTTCAGGAAGAAGCACTTGACCCTGGGAAGCTCCTCCCTATCGGAACGGTCGTAAAGCTGAAGCAGGTAGAAAAAAGCGTCATGATCTATGGGTATAATCAAATTCAAAGTAGCACAAATAAGCAGTTCGACTATATCGGCGTCCCTTATCCGGAAGGAAATATTTCGCCCGATTATAATGTATTTTTTAACCGTAATTTAATCGAAGACGCTCTACATAACGGATATGTAACGGATGAAGATAAAAAAATTCGTGAGGAAGCCGATCGCGAGGAAAACACATACTAG
- a CDS encoding aspartyl-phosphate phosphatase Spo0E family protein produces the protein MNVTPKVQNITQEMETKRLELKYFAQYHGFSHPATVRLSQELDELFNLYHRLNQK, from the coding sequence ATGAACGTTACGCCAAAAGTTCAAAATATCACTCAAGAAATGGAAACAAAACGCTTGGAACTAAAATATTTTGCACAATACCACGGTTTCTCACATCCCGCCACTGTGAGACTTAGTCAGGAACTTGATGAACTATTTAACCTATACCACCGATTGAATCAAAAATAA